A window of the Nicotiana tomentosiformis unplaced genomic scaffold, ASM39032v3 Un00115, whole genome shotgun sequence genome harbors these coding sequences:
- the LOC138903894 gene encoding uncharacterized protein — MVEKANSRFRVPVLASVILGLSTGSLRSSANEQPTTSTAFAAVASHSSTPSASSQSSPTLENSTLFPPSFTLPSSLPVAPDHEEGVPLPQSPANFLAFEGLQRLIHEKEEIISARDHLLAEREQSVVHLSKLEVKATNVVILEARLQQSEQEVETFSREIVPLRIQFEEAKAKWIEVHNDVLTASDREDVSAKRLTNLEAALNSKTEEFASAGAKHSQLEEKYQKTIEHNRLFSSTIRDLNVSLKSVRSARESLSVEVTQLKEELKRQATSLVVDKTYAMFTIRRKTLEEAKAGIIDLDAEIAKAHELELATKNGLPAEPATSGSSGSGSETSRTEEEAEDENVEGHNVEPSMDLSTSPGAADTSLPPGFGDATV, encoded by the exons atggtggaaaagGCCAACTCCCGCTTCCGTGTCCCAGTTCTCGCATCCGTTATTTtagggctgagtaccgggtcccttcGGTCTTCGGCTAACgagcaaccaacaaccagcactgcgtTTGCTGCagttgcttctcactcttcaactccatcagcttcatctcaaTCTTCACCAACACTAGAAAATTCTACATTATTTCCACCTTCATTCACTCTTCCATCATCTCTACCGGTCGCACCTGACcacgaagaaggtgttcctcttccccaatcccca gccaactttcttgctttcgagggccttcagaggttgattcatGAAAAGGAAGAAATTATCTCCGCACGAGATCATCTTTTGGCAGAGCGGGAGCAAAGTGTCGTTCACCTCTCAAAACTAGAAGTCAAAGCCACTAATGTCGTTatattggaggctcgtttgcagcaaagcgagcaagaagtggagaCCTTTAGCCGAGAAATTGTCCCGTTGAGGATTCAATTTGAAGAGGCTAAGGCCAAATGGATTGAAGTTCATAACGACGTTCTTACTGCATCCGATCGTGAGGATGTCTCCGCTAAAAGATTGACtaacttagaggcagccttgaactccaaaactgaagagtTTGCTTCTGCGGGGGCGAAACATTCCCAACTGGAAGAGAAGTAtcagaaaactatcgagcataataggctctttagttcaactattCGCGACCTTAATGTTAGCCTCAAATCCGTTAGATCCGCCCGGGAAAGCCTTTCTgtcgaggtaacccaactcaaagaagaacttaagcgccaAGCGACTTCCCTCGTCGTTGATAAAACTTACGCTATGTTCACCataaggagaaaaaccttggaagaagccaaagctggtatcattgacttagatgctgaaattgctaaggcccatGAGCTTGAGTTGGCTACTAAAAACGGTCTCCCGGCCGAGCCTGCTACTTCTGGTTCTTCCGGTTCTGGTTCCGAAACTTCGAGAACTGAAGAGGAAGCGGAAGATGAAAATGTTGAAGGCCACAATGTTGAGCCATCGATGGATCTATCCACTTCCCCTGGGGCCgcagacacttctcttcctccaggTTTCGGAGATGCtacagtttag